DNA sequence from the Colletotrichum higginsianum IMI 349063 chromosome 10, whole genome shotgun sequence genome:
AGGAACACCCAGCTCCTGGCCCATAGGGCAAGTGCGGAATTGTCAATGACACTCGAGGCGCGAGAACGCGAGAACAACACCTTCATAGGACTACTTGCCTTGACTTGACCCCGCGTTATTTGTCTCTCTGCTGAGCGTGGCGACAACGAGTCAGGGTGAAGCTCGAACATGGTGTAGAATTGAGAGACTGCTCTGCTCGTCTTTGCCAACTTCGGCGAGGGATTTCTCCCACCAATGACATGTTTGCAGGTAGGACAGCTGGTCTCTGCCGGGATTATGTCAATAGTACCGCCTGCACAAGCAGCGAGGCTGGAAAATCGAAGGATTCCCGAGAGAACGCGGGTGTGGCTCGCCGGTGAGGAATCAAGCAAGTGCcgtaagggggggggggctgccTACCAggcatccatcatcatcgcctcTTGTGAGAAAACCCTCAGCGGTTGGGTGGGACGGGACCGCCGGAAGGGCGGATGacgcagagagagagggaacGAGACTCCGAAGGGAACGATCTGACAGGTTGTATTGGGGGCCAAAAACCAATTTCTCCGTGCAGCCGGGCTTGATCGAAGGAGGAAGATGCTGGGCCGAAGGACCCAAAACGGAAATCTAGCCCAAGTTCTcgcagggggggggggggggcactCGACACGAGACGAGGTCGGCAAACCCTGAAGAATATAGGATTTCTAGTGGCGTCTGGGCGATGGCTTCAGGCACGACGAGGTGTCGCAATGGCTGGTTCATGAAagcccctccctccgcccTCGCGATGACTGCATCCTTCAGAGGATGCGCTGGGTCGGTCGGCGCATAAGCGCTTGCATGAGAGAGCGAACAGAGGACGTGGGGTTGACATGGGCAAAAAAGATGATGGACTCGACGTGTTGTGCGATTGGCCGGGCCGGGTCCGGATGCTCGATATAGAAGGCTGACCAGGCCTAGCAGCcgacacaacacacacacacacacacctgAGCTGTGCATGGCCCTTCAGAGGCGTCAGACCTTACTTAGTCTCTTGGTCTTGGACGGGGTTGGCATCCTTCTGAgcagctctctctctctttttctctctctctctcttaaCAATTCCTCGCTTCGCCAATTCGCATGTGAATCAACGGCTAATGGCCCATCAATGGAATCCGACTTCGGAGACAAAGGCAATGGATGCAAGGTCTCGAATTGGAGCTAAAGAATGAGTGCCATTCTTCCCGCAGGGATCAAGATTATTCTGATTATGTTGCATATCCGAAAGTCAACTGGGAGATGCAACGCAACCTAGCAGCTGCTACGTCCTCATCGAAACATGTCCACCAGAGATAACATCAGCGCCGATGGTTTAGTGGTAAAATTCTCCGTTGCCATCCAGCAGCGTCGGGGAGCCGGGGGTTCGattccccctcggcgcaCAATCTTTTGCAGTTTCACTTATATCGTGTCTTGTTTTGTGAATCTGGGCCTTTGAACATTACACATCCTGGATCGTGCATATACGTCTCTCACCCTTCGGGAATACCTTTTGTCCCATTCAGGTACCAACCACTACAGTCTTGCTACCGAGTCTTCTGCCAAGAGATGCTTTTGCACCTTGCCCGACCCTGTCCGCGGGAACTCCCCGACAAACACAGTCTCTCGCGGTACCTTGAACCGAGCAAGCAGCGCCTGGCAATGGCTGACCAAGTCTGCGTGTGCGAGCTGGGAGCCGGGTGCCGCGATCACGAAGGCGCGCCCCGCCTCGCCCCAGAGCTGGTCCGGCACGCCGACCActgcgacgtcgacgacaccGGGGTGCTCGGCCagcgcggcctcgacctcggcgggaTACACGTTCTCCCCCCCCGAGATGAACATGTTCTTGCGCCGGTCGATCAGAAAGATGTacccgtcctcgtcgacccgTCCGACGTCGCCGGTCCGGAACCATCCGTCGTCCGTGAaagcggcggcgtcctcgtcccgcCGGTTCCAGTAGCCGGGGGTGACGCTCGGACCCGACACTAGGATCTCGCCCGGCGCACCGACGGGAACATCCCGGTCCCGATCGTCGACCACTCGGACCGCCGTCAACGGGCCTGGGAGACCCACAGAgccggccttgacgccgATGAGGTCTCGGGACAACGGCATGCCGGAAGCCGTCCCGATCTCGGTCGAACCGTAGCCGTCGACCATCCGGACACCGCGGCCCAGCCACCACCTGACGCGGGCTGGCGGGTTCGGGGCCCCGCCGGTGAACAGCGCCTTCAGGGTGGCCCATTCCGACGGGTCAAAGTTGGGTGCGCGGACGAGGGCTTCAGCCATCTGGGGCACGCAGAAGTAATGCGTGACGCGCAGCCCCGCGTCGCTGAGGCGGGCGTTGGTGACCTCGGGGTTGAACTTGGGCGACACGATGCATGTGCCGCCGTGCATCACGGCCGGCCCCGTCTGGGCGATGAGGCCCATCAGGTGGAACATGGGCCCGTCGCAGAGGAAGACGCTCCCGGCATCCGCCTCGGTCAGGACGCCAAAGTTGAACGTCGTCGCCAGCATGGACCCGGCCGTCAACCGGACGCCCTTGGGCGCCCCGGACGTCCCCGACGTGTAGAGGATGACCCTCGTCTCGGTCGAGGGTCGCGCGTCCAGGCGAGGGCCGGGCTctgcggcgtcgacggccgcagCGAAACTGGAGAAGCTGATGTGGCGGCAGCCAAGGGGCAGCAGGCCCGGTGGGTCGGGCTCGAGCAGATCAGtgaggagaaggacgggCGTGCagtcgagcagcagcttggCGAGCTCGGGCCGGGCGAGTCGCCAGTTGAGCGGGACGTGGACGGCGCCCAGCCTCGCGAGGGCGTGGTGCAGGATGATCTGATGGACGCTGTTGGCGGAGACGGTGGCCACTCTGTCACCGGTCTGgataccaccaccaccattaCCCCCCAGTCCGCGCAGGACGGCCGTCGCGCGTTGGACGTCGGCGTTGAGTTCCGCATACGTCCATCGGCGGTTGGTCGAGAGGTCGATGCAGGCCAGGCCGGTCGGCCGTAAACGTGCATGAAGCAGGACTGGATCCGGGGCGAGGAAATCCATCAGTTCCGACTAGGGGGTCGTTTGTgggctcgagaaggagggggatcCAAAATGAATGAACAGAGAAGATGTGGCGAGGGCTCGGTTTTCTCTCACTTGTGAGAGAGTTGGCCGTCCTGGTGGAGGTTCGTAGTGAAATTATACCCGTGTTGTTGGTATTAACTGGTTGGACAATGAGTCTCAGAGAGTAAACGTTTGTCGATCCTCGGCAATCCCTGTAGATGCTGGTGACGTTGAGTTTGGTCCAAAGACACAGATTTGGTAGAGATGTCaagggttggttggttgctCTATAGGCGTCGAACCTTTGAGAAAAGGACAGAAGTTTTGAACACAGGCGAGAATAGGGAACTTTTTATGATGGATTTGAAAGCATCTCTCCTTCGTATCTTCTGCATCAACAAGACTCGGTCGGGCCTTTTTCCATTTCtagtcgtcgtcggtctTCAGCATTCTCCCATGGGCCTTTTCACGTGCAGATACCCACCCCCCTTCTCACTCACTCCATATCGCGTGCAGGCTTCCTCTCCCAGGTTGCGAAGGAACCGGGGGAAGACGGATTCTACATGCAGGTCATATCTTTtggtgtgtgtatgtgtgtgtgtgtgtggggtGGACTAACAACCTCGTTTGCTGCGCCGTAAGACGAGACCCTAGATCCTGCGCATCCTACCAACGGATTAGTCCGTATCCGTACGCAGCCCTTTCGAATTGGGAAAGTCTTTGTGGGGATACACCATACGGCTCGTCACCGGCCGATGGGTTGACgcatctccctctctctctctctcactctgtCATATCCACGCCACTCATTCACCCACCAGCGCAGACCACATATGTGCATTGCGGTCTCGGTGGGCCAGTGAGGCCGTCCGTctttctgtctgtctgtttatctgtctgcctgcctgcaTTCTGCAAGAGCTCAGCTGGGGTCCAAGACTTTGAGCTCACCGGAAAGCCCACATACGCATGCCGGCCCCGTCTGACCGACCTCAGCCACCCGGCCTTGGGCCTCGATGTGGTCGAACCAAACCCATTGGCCAACCCCGATGTTCCTGCTGCGCCGTAAGTTAGTTGAGTGCCTGTTCATCCTATGTACCATGATGCCTAGACTTCGTTACGTGCGGTCCTCAAGAGGGTATTTACGTACACACAttctcacacacacacatagTCACATACATACGGAGCATGCGAGCCGAGGGAAGCTGACTATGGATACCTCGGACTGGCGATGCAGTGGGATCAGGCATGCCATGGGCTTagccaccagcagcagcagctgctgctgcatgctCGCATCGACACCATTGGATTGACGAAGGGACCTCTGGCCGTCTCCCGATCGCGCGTGCCTCGAGGATGAGCATGACACTTGTATCGATTTGGATATCCCtcacggcggcgagggaaCCTGCAGATCTTGCACATAAGCTCGGCATGGCCCCATGATCCTGACACGAACCGGCTCGTTCTTCAGCACAGTCGAAATCAGCCTGCATCGTTTCTTggggagcagcagcagcaacaaacAACAGCAAACCAAAGGGACTCAAGGAAACCCTCCATCCTCTcattcctcctcccccaaggcaatttttccttttcttttgcGTCAGCCATCATGTGCAATGATGCTACTACCCCCTTGGCGGGTGCGGCCTGCAATGGCGAGCGTCATGACGCCAACCACCTCTACGAGCCgatcgccatcatcggcgtGGGCATGCGGCTTCCCGGCCGCGTCcacaacgccgccgactACTGGgacctcctcgtcaacggcaagAGTGGCCGCTGCCGCGTGCCCGAGAGCCGGTATAACGTCGACAACTGGTACGGCCCCGGCAGGGCGTTGCACGTCCCGACCGAGTTCGGGTActtcctcgaggagctgaaCCTCGCGCACGTCGACGCCAGCTTCTGGTCCTTTACGAAAcaggaggccgagctcaTGGACCCGCGGCAGCGCCTGTTTCTCGAGGTCGCCTACGAGGCCCTGGAGAGCTCCGGCTCGACGTCGTGGAGGGGCAGCGACGTTGGCGTGTACGTCGGCACCATGGGCGAGGACTGGTCGCTTCTCGAGTGCCACGACCAACAATGCCTCAACCAAGTCCGGCCAGACGTGTACGGCGACTACATCCTTGCCAACAGGGCATCGTACGAATTCGACCTGACAGGCCCGAGGTGAGTTGTGGCTACATGGCcgattctctctctctttctccttctctttccaTGTCTTCACACATTGACTAACATCCGGGGAACCAGTCTCGTTGTACGGACCGCGTGCTCTGCGTCCATGGTCGCGCTGCATCAAGCCTGCCGGGACCTGCACAGCGGCGACTGCTCCTCcgcgctcgtcggcggcgccaaccTCATCCTCACGCCCAAGGACACGACCGTCATGCACCAGAACGGAGTTCTCTCGCCCTCGGGGTCGTGCAAGAgcttcgacgccgacgccgacggcttCGCGCGGGGCGAGGGGGTGTCGGCCATCTACATCAAGAAGCTGTCCGACGCGGTGAGGGACGGCGACCCGGTCCGCGCCGTCATCCGCTCCACCTGCGtcgccggcaacggcagGACGCCGGGGTTGACCACGCCGAACCCCGTGATCCACGAGAGGCTGATGAGGAGGGGCCACGAGATCGCGGGCATCGCCGACTTGTCCAAGACCGCCATGGTCGAGTGCCACGGCACCGGAACCCCTGTAAGTCGACTTTTCCGACTCACACGCACGCCGGCAAATCGCCCGGGCTAGCTTGCTGACGAACTCTTTCTGGCTTGTCAACTAGGTTGGAGACCCGTTGGAAGTCAGTGCCGTTGCCAACATCTGGGGCCAGGATGGAATCTACATCGGATCGGTAAGCCTGGAACAATAGGCCATGCgccagtctctctctctctctctctctctctctctctcaaccgGCAACTGGTTTAATTAACACACGGCTGGTAAGGTGAAACCAAACCTCGGCCACGCCGAAGGAGCGTCGGGCCTCTCGAGCATCATCAAGATGGTTCTGGCGTTGGAAAACTCAACGATCCCGCCCAACATCAACTTCAAAACGCCCAACCCAAGAAGTGAGTTCGTCTTGTGATACCAATCATGCCCCTCCGACTTTGATGGCTGCTGATTTCAGGTTGCAAAGTCCCATGGGAAAGCGCCAAGCTCAAAGTCCCGACAGAGGCTCTGCCATGGCCGACCGATAGGCTTGAAAGAGTCTCGGTCAACAgcttcggcatcggcggctcgAACGCCCACGTAAGATACCCTTCATACTTTTCGCCCTTTCAAAGCTGATACGATGCGTCCTTAGGTCCTGCTCGAGTCTGCTGCTTGCTTcggcctccctcccccagcGAAGCTTGCAAACGGAACCAAGCACGGTGCTCTCAGCCAACGCTTGCTGGTGTTGTCTGCCACGAACCCGGATTCAGTCCACGCCCTGAGCAAGAACGTCGGAGAGTACCTGGGCCGGTCTCCCGAGAGCTTACACGACGTAGCATACTCACTGGCCTCGCGCCGGGAAGCCCACACGCATCGCGCGTTCTGTGTGACGGATGGCAACGTCCCGCTGAAGATGTCCCCGGTCACGAAGCCGAGGAGCGCGCCGCCCGAGCTGGTTTGGGTCTTCACCGGCCAAGGGGCGCAATGGGCGCAGATGGGCAAGGAGCTCGTGGAACAGGAGCCCCTGTTCCAACAACGGATCGACGCTCTGGACGAGGTTCTCGCCGGCCTCTCGGAGCCTCCGCCCTGGACGTTGAAGGGTAAATTAGGTCCAAGTCCCGAGAAAACAACTTGAACGCTGTCAGGTCTCACCGCGTGCTAACCGTCGTTTCGCAGAGATACTTCTGGCCCCGAAAGACGAGAGCCGGCtgtccgaggccgagttCTCGCAGCCGtgcctcgtcgccatccaagtcgccctcgtcgacctgctccGCTCGTGGGGCGTCGCGCcgagcgccgtcgtcgggcaCTCGTCGGgggagacggccgccgcgtACGCGAGCGGCGCCatcacggccgaggaggcgatCCTCATCGCCTACCACCGCGGCCAGATCACCCGCATCATCAAGGCCGCCCACGAGGGAGGCATGGCGGCCGTGGGGCTCGGCAGGAAACAGGTCGAGCGGTTCCTGCGGCCCGGGGTCATTGTCGGGTGCGAGAACTCGCCGTCCAACGTGACCCTCTcgggcgaggccgatgtTCTGCAGGAGATTCTGCTGGAGATTCGGTCGAGGCACCCGGAGATAGTTGCGAGGAGCCTCCGCGTAGAGTGCGGTTATCACTCTCGTAAGTTTtttacttcttcttctccttcttcttctccttcttcttctccttcttcttcttcttcttcttcccgaGTCTGCTTCATCACATCACTAACTACTGCAACAACCAATAGAACATATGGAGAGCGCGGCCGGTGATTTTACATCGCGCTTAGAGGGATTGTCGCTACAGAACAAAAGCCCACGCGTCCCGTTCTACTCCTCGGTCACCGGCGT
Encoded proteins:
- a CDS encoding AMP-binding enzyme, which gives rise to MDFLAPDPVLLHARLRPTGLACIDLSTNRRWTYAELNADVQRATAVLRGLGGNGGGGIQTGDRVATVSANSVHQIILHHALARLGAVHVPLNWRLARPELAKLLLDCTPVLLLTDLLEPDPPGLLPLGCRHISFSSFAAAVDAAEPGPRLDARPSTETRVILYTSGTSGAPKGVRLTAGSMLATTFNFGVLTEADAGSVFLCDGPMFHLMGLIAQTGPAVMHGGTCIVSPKFNPEVTNARLSDAGLRVTHYFCVPQMAEALVRAPNFDPSEWATLKALFTGGAPNPPARVRWWLGRGVRMVDGYGSTEIGTASGMPLSRDLIGVKAGSVGLPGPLTAVRVVDDRDRDVPVGAPGEILVSGPSVTPGYWNRRDEDAAAFTDDGWFRTGDVGRVDEDGYIFLIDRRKNMFISGGENVYPAEVEAALAEHPGVVDVAVVGVPDQLWGEAGRAFVIAAPGSQLAHADLVSHCQALLARFKVPRETVFVGEFPRTGSGKVQKHLLAEDSVARL